In the genome of Bradyrhizobium arachidis, one region contains:
- a CDS encoding antibiotic biosynthesis monooxygenase: protein MSASPDTASQPVALVIQRRIADDGFAAFARWNGEVGEALKTWPGFLSQEVVPPQPPAHVDWVTILRFASPAAARAWLQSEVRAKLIAEVQRFFVGSEDVHILPDTGVQRDNAVSAVISFKVPDGLEDAFLKWQQRIQAAEAEFRGFLRHKIERPIPGLHDEWIIILSFDSDANLNTWLDSPLRQTLLKDGERFNAGMNVKRASYGFNFWFPAGKVEAPEQGPGFIWKSNLIVLLVLYPVVYLWGYFISRPLIDSHGVPVWLSLFIGNLVSTQLLGWWLVPAAFKALDWWITPKATISRQIAGYALLAALYAASMGLYALLLAWHWGR, encoded by the coding sequence ATGAGCGCATCTCCCGATACGGCCAGCCAGCCGGTCGCTCTCGTCATCCAGCGCCGTATCGCGGACGACGGCTTCGCCGCGTTCGCGCGCTGGAACGGAGAGGTCGGCGAGGCGCTCAAGACCTGGCCCGGCTTCCTCAGCCAGGAGGTGGTGCCGCCGCAGCCGCCCGCGCATGTCGATTGGGTGACCATCCTGCGTTTCGCAAGCCCGGCCGCGGCGCGCGCCTGGCTCCAGAGCGAGGTGCGGGCGAAGCTGATTGCAGAGGTGCAGCGCTTCTTCGTCGGTTCGGAGGATGTCCATATCCTGCCCGACACCGGCGTTCAGCGCGACAATGCGGTCTCCGCCGTGATCTCCTTCAAGGTGCCCGACGGGCTCGAGGATGCGTTCCTTAAGTGGCAGCAGCGCATCCAGGCCGCGGAAGCCGAATTCAGGGGATTCCTGCGCCACAAGATCGAGCGGCCGATTCCGGGCCTGCACGACGAGTGGATCATCATCCTGTCGTTCGACAGCGATGCCAATCTCAACACCTGGCTCGACTCGCCGTTGCGCCAGACGCTGCTGAAGGACGGCGAGCGCTTCAACGCCGGCATGAACGTGAAGCGGGCGAGCTACGGCTTCAATTTCTGGTTTCCGGCCGGCAAGGTTGAGGCACCGGAGCAGGGGCCTGGCTTCATCTGGAAGAGCAATCTCATCGTGCTGCTGGTGCTCTATCCCGTCGTGTATCTCTGGGGCTACTTCATCAGCAGACCTCTGATCGACAGTCATGGCGTGCCGGTCTGGCTGTCGCTCTTCATCGGCAATCTCGTCAGCACCCAGCTGCTCGGCTGGTGGCTGGTGCCCGCCGCCTTCAAGGCATTGGACTGGTGGATCACGCCGAAGGCGACGATCAGTCGCCAGATCGCGGGCTATGCGCTGCTCGCCGCGCTCTATGCCGCCTCGATGGGCCTGTACGCGCTGCTGCTTGCGTGGCATTGGGGACGGTGA